The following DNA comes from Osmerus eperlanus chromosome 5, fOsmEpe2.1, whole genome shotgun sequence.
GTCTCCCATGGCAACTGTTCACATGGCCCCTCATCCATGagtctacaacacacacacacacacaaagactgaaAAGCACTGGTATGTGTCTGTCTAAGACTGGAGTTTACTACAATAGGGAGATTGTGTTTGGCCAAAGGTGGAGAGTTTCTGCGAGGGTAACATACTCGggagacagggacacacacagacagacacacacagacacacagacacacacacacacagacacacagacacacacagacagacacacacacacacagacacacacagacacacacacacacagacacacacacacagacacacacacacagacacacacacagacacacacacacacacagacagacacacacacacagacacacacacacatacacacacacagacacacacagacagacacacacagacacacacagacacacacagacacacagacacacacagacacacacacacacacacacacacacagacacacacagacacacacagacagcactgtTCAACCACTATTCTCGGCAACAGACACAGCCCGGCTATCATTATTAGTCATTAACTAACCCACCAGTGACTCGGTGGTTAGTCAGAGAGACTGATGAGTCCCTCAGTCCTGTGTGAgtcacagacagcaggaggagcagattTCCAGTCCCAGAGGAAGAGCTTCCTCGCTCACACTGCACAGTGGAGCGCTCCTGACTCATAGACACTGCCTTATCTAATGTTGTTTCAAATAGTCTTGACTTTCATGTCTCAAGGTTCTGTTGTGACTATTACACtctgtaaaatgtgtgtgtgtgtgtgtgtgggcggctgTTGTAGCAGATGTGTTTCATCAGGTGGTTTTTACTGGGAAACATCCTGCAGTGACTAGAATGAGACACCAAGAGGCAGCCAGCCGGTTTATTTGGCCCACCTTGCCCTCTTCCCTCGCCACAAGCGACAAGCTccctccctaacacacacatacacacatttactaCTAAACCACACACAGTAAAAATGCCTTGTTAGTGTGCTCTGAGTCACTTAGCCAGAGATTAGAGCTTTAtgagctgactgactgactgactgactgactgactgactgactgactgaccgaCCGACCGACTGACCGACTGACCGACAGTCTGACTCActaaggctgagagagagaagttggtgcctctgtctgtcactcGAAGTGAGAAGACTTAAATCCACCCTGATTACACGATGATCATACGATTGTCGACCGAGGCCCTGGAAACGAACAACACAGTCACTGTGCCTACACAACCTTCTGACATTGCTGTACCACCCATTTCCGTGGTGTTGGAACGACTGTAACAATTCAGATCGACGCCCCTCCCCCAGAACGCCACCCAATCACAAACAACAGGAAGTGCTCGCCGGCTGGATCACTGTTTCCACGACAATGTATGACCAGgctggagagaatgagagacccACCCTGATGAAGACACAATAGACCTATAGAACCCAGGTCCAGCACTGGGCTGACTGGAATAGACGTGGAAGTCTTTGGCCTGGCCCCCACTTCTAGAACAGTATTAAGATGGTGCCTCTGGGGCCTCCAGACACCATCTTCTGTTGTGTGTTTTACTGCCGCCGTGTCGACGATTCAAACTCGTTCACCGTCACATCTGGTGTGTCTCCGATCCATTGTTTGCTCGTGTGTTTTCCGCGCGCACTTGTGAGTGCGCATGTCTGCGTGCCACACGTTTACgttgacatttattcatttagcagacgcttttatccaaagcgacttccaagagagagcgtACGTCAGGTCTTTCAGAATTCAGTTCTCCTGTCGAGATCGTCTCCACGTCTGGACACCGCGGGTCCACTTGAACTTAACTGTGAAAGACGCCATGGTCACctccacatatccacacacgccTACAGAGATGGTGTAGACAGTTCTAGTGGTCTTATTTTTGGGAGCTCTTCCAGACACCTTTCCTAATCGTCTTCACAGCtccatgcaacacacacacgcgtgtgtgtgtgtgctactcatgcacacacaccctccttatcTGTCCGGCCCTCCTTATTTTTAGCACCATGCAGCATTAACTTTTCATACACCATTGAGAGTTCACCCTTCATCGAGCGTGTTGATAAGCACCCTGATGTTTTGTCCtcacgcatgcatacacacacacacacttatatacacatacacacacacaccctctttcaCTTACTTCGGGTGTGGTGTTCATAAGCAGTTTTTGGAatatttctcccccctctcctccctccctccctccctccctcatccctctctccattgttTTCCCAGGCCGTTAAAATTCCAAACCtgtgccccctcctcctttctctccctccctccctccctctctcctccctcatcctgcaatagttttctctttctcctgttgTTTTGTGCCGAGTTCGTTCTCACTCAGCTAACAACAGTGTGTTTGAGTTTTGTTCTGTACTGTCTCAATGCAATAGCCTGTAATTCTCcggccagtgtgtgtgggtgtgtttaagagtcctttctgtgtgtgtgttccggttGATAAAGACAAGATTGCGAACATAACAATAACTGCTGCGACTCTGTAACAAGAAACAGACAtaaacctgagtgtgtgtgtgtgtgtgtgtagaatggtCTGACTAAACAAAGCAAAAGTACTTCATTTGGTGGGGCCACAGTaagcctccctcatcctcccccttcccctgaccccctatatacacacacacacagccacagagcCCAGAGCAGGAAGCGTACTCcctcagggagggaggaggggtcagggggagaggaggtccaaacgaccccctccctccccagccgtGCTGGCAGGGCTCCGGGAGAAGAGGAAActtaacttcacacacactcacgcttccaacacacgcacatgcacacacacacacactcacgctcgcCTACAGATGGTGAACACCCACCGACTCAGGACTTTCTGTTCCCCTCGCTCGTTGgcgaaacacacaaacacacgcgggCTCGTGTCACAGGAAGCTTTCTCACCCAGCCGGGTTTGGCTTTACTGAAAGAGGAGCTGGTGGTTCGTAGAGAGAACggaaaagaagagaagagagaaaaggcagagcggagagaggagagcccctccttctctctctctgaggtgagGTCATACTGCAGAGCCGCGGGGGAACAGTCCTTGACGACACCGCCCGTTCTGGATCCGATCagagaccccctccccccccccctctcctccccccccgccaggtctcctcctccacccctccttcagaCTCGCGCTTTTTGGAGGACGCAACGCTAAGCCCTAGCGCTCAGCGGATGTACAGTACGCACTGTTAGGAGCGCCGTGGCTTTGGGATTTTTTCCGTTTGGCCGGCATGCGGACATGTGGCCCGCGTCTCTGACCAGCGTGTGCGTCTTGTGCTCCTCAGGTGTTTCAATGGCGTCAGCTGGAGAACCTCTACTTCCGAGAGAAGAAGTTTTCTGTGGAAGTACATGATCCCAGGAGGTAAATCTAAatcacatgtctgtgtgtgtgtgtgtgagcgcgcgtgcgcgtgtgtgtgtgcctcgacATCAGGGAGTGTGTTACAGCTTTAGCTGAAACCGTTTCTAGGAACTGCAGGAACACCAGACAGGTCACGTAGGTAAGGAAGACCTTCCTAAGATAGGCACGACTGTAAAGCGATAGAACTGTTAACACTGTGACAACTACAGCTGTGGTGGTCTGAGACAGCAAGCCCGCTTCTGGGCTCCGCCGTGAGGATCCCCACAGACTTAACTGGATGTAcgtacacacaccgacacactcacacacgcgtaCTTGCACACACTCAGAGTGAGTCGCTGTGGCTGTCATGTGGAGGAAGTTAAGTCTGTTCTGTTTATTTAACATCCCTGCAGATGCAGTGTTATTCTTTACAGTGAAGGGAAgattgggaggagggggaaagagagaatggaGTTTACACGACGgcaaagaaaaggaggaggaagagagggacttGGGAGAGATGATAGAGAGTCAAAGAAAGAGGAGACAGTCATTACCCATGTGGTCTGTAGCTCAGATACAGATGTCTGTTTCGCCAGCGATGAGACCGTGTGGGAAACGACGTGTGTGGCACCACcagacctctccctctctctctctctctctctctctctctctctctctctctctctctctctctctctctctctctctctctctctctctctctctctctctatctctctccccccctccctctctctctctctttttctctctctccctctctgtctccctctctctctctctgtctctttctccctctctctctctctttctctccctctctcttcctccttctctcgctccctctccctctctcttcctcctctctctccatctatctctctctttcacacacacacactctttggcATTATTCCGCTGAGTTAGCATGTAGGGAGGTGTGAATGGGTGCTATTCTCAGTGAAGAGATAGTGTTATACTtggtgagtgtgcgtgtagacTCTttgacagtgtgagtgtgtgtgtgtagactctttgacagtgtgagtgtgtgtgtgtagactctttgacagtgtgagtgtgcgtgtgtgtagactctttgacagtgtgagtgtgtgtgtgtcgactctttgacagtgtgagtgtgcgtgtgtgtagactctttgacagtgtgagtgtgtgtgtgtcgactctttgatagtgtgagtgtgtgtagactctttgacagtgtgagtgtgcgtgtgtgtagactctttgacagtgtgagtgtgcgtgtgtgtagactCTTTGacagtgtgagcgtgtgtgtgtgtagactctttgacagtgtgagtgtgtgtgtgtagactctttgatagtgtgagtgtgtggtgtgtataccTTCTTCAGTGTATATAAGGATGCCTTGTGTCCGCTCCAACAGTAGGGCGTCTGTGACCAGGAGGACGTTTGGGCACAGTGGCATCGCTGTGCACACCTGGTACGCCTGCCCTGCCCTCATCAAATCCATATGGGCCATGGCCATCAGCCAACACCAGTTTTACCTGGACCGCAAGCAGAGCAAGGTGAGGTCAACCAAAACCCGACCACAACACAGACCACCAGCACAAAACAAGCTCATTCAACCAAGCTTTAGTGACAGTGTTGTTTAGAAACTGTTGTTTAGTCATTTCGAGGAATATACAAGACATGCACAAGACATATTGTTGCACTTCATGCAACTTGATAACTTGATGCATTGCAGATGACCAGTTTAGGAAATGTACAaatgtgaacatgtgtgtttgCACTTCTGCAGTCAAAGATCCACGCAGCTCGGAGTCTGAGTGAGATCGCCATAGACCTGACCGAGACCGGCACCCTGAAGACTTCCAAACTAGCCAACATGGGGAGCAAGGGCAAGATCATCAGTGGAAGCAGCGGGAGTCTGCTCTCCtcgggtcagtgtgtgtgtgtgtgtgtgtgtgtgtgtgtgtatgagtgatgtgaacaggagagagacagaaacagctgCTTTTTGGAAAGAGGGTTTCGATTCTCTGCCGTTTTTTTTCCTTCCGATTTTCTCTAtccccttgtctctccctccctccccctctctctcgctccttctcccttgtgtatgtgtgcgtgtacgtccagtcccctgccccagcccatcCTGGAGAGGCTCTGGATCTATATATAGTTTATGTAAGAGAAggcagagggaaggggagggtaaCTGCTTTATCCCAGCCTTTAGAACAATGCATGTCTGTGCAAAGGTTAgaacgaaagaaagaaagaaaggaggaaaggaggtagagaatgagagagcCGGCACAGGGCGTGACTCTGAATGCTGATGCCGTCTTGCACAGTAGCATCCTTGTCTAGCACTGGTACTCTTGCACGCTGTGTCAACCTCTGTTTTGCTGCTACTGTATCTctcatgtctgtctttctgtcggtctgtctgcttctctctctccctccctccttttctctctttcccttttatttctttctctcttacatttacatttagtcatttagcagacgctcttatccagagcgacttacagtaagtacagggacattcccccgaggcaagtagggtgaagtgccttgcccaaggacacaacttcagttggcatgaccgggaatcgaactggcaaccttcggattactagcccgactccctcaccgctcagccacctgactcctccctctcttgctctatcactgtaaccccccccccacccctgcatcTCTTGTTTCTTTGGCTTATTCATTTGGTAATCTTTTGACACCCTTATGACCCAAGGCCATGTATGCCTGCCACCAGGATTCTGAATTTAGCCACATGGGTCCTATTGGCCATATGGTTCTTCAGTCTTACTTGGCCACTTTAGTTTAAACTGCCAGTCATATATGAGATGTGGATAATCTAGAGATATCTACCAGACACGATGGGCTGGGCTGGATGGGAACGGGTGTTTACAGTGAGCTGACTGTGGTGTTgtgtggggcagagagagagagagagagagagagagagagagagagaggagaagagagagatgagagagagagagagagagagagagagagagagagatagagagagagagagagagagagagagagagagagagagagagagagagagagagagagagagagagagagagagagagagagagagagagagagagagagagagagagagagagagagagcaaagcacACCCGTCTTAGTGTGCTTGGGGTTGGAACACACTTTGTCCTCAACTACCCCCttcgaaaaacacacacacgtacacacacaggagctcAAGTCTTATCGAAATGTTCCAGTCACTTCCTTGTAAACATCCAGAAAGGGCAGCAGGTGCCCCCAAGGCACACAGTCTCtctaccgccccccccccctctccttctccctctctcttcctcagaaACCCATACACACGTTGGGACTATTAACCTTAACAAtgtatctgcctgcctgttagTCTCTGAacatgtgttgttgtgtgtgtgtgtgtatatgtgtgtgtgtgtgtgtaggctcccAGGAGTCGGACAGCTCCCAGACAGCTAAGAAGGACATGCTGGCAGCCCTGAGGGCCAGACAGGACGCCCTGGAGGAAACACTGAAGCAGAGAATGGAGGAACTCAAGAACATCTGCATCAGAGAGGCCGTaagaagcgcacacacacacacacacacacacacactctctcacacaaagaGAACCTCAAGTCCGAAAGGGCACGGCGTGCgtttgacggtgtgtgtgtgtgtgtgcaggagctcACAGGGAAGCTTCCTAAGGAGTACCCCCTAGACCCTGGGGAGGAAGCCCCCACTATTAGAAGGAAGATCGGCACCGCCTTCAAACTGGATGAGCAGAAGATCCAGCCCAAGGGAGaggtgagaccacacacacacacatacacatatacacacacatacatacacacacacagacacacacacacatacaggacttAATACAGGAATTTCGGATGATGGAAAGTCATCCTAAGAGGATGACTGTTGCTGGAGGttggagaggcacagagaggatGAGGCCCGGATCAGGGATGACAGTCAGCCGTCCTCCTggttctctgactgtctctcctgctgtttctTTCACTGGTAGATTTTCCAGAGCTACCGGGCTAAAAATAGTCTGTCTGGGTCTGTATTCGCAGGAAGTGGTGATAGTAGgcgagtgtgcgtgcgtgtgtgtctgtgtgtgagtgtgtcattaGGATTGTGTATATTGAATGGGATCCAGGGGCACAGTGTAATGAAACAGCCAGACAAGCAGAAAGATGTCTCTGGTTCCACACTGCTCTATTGTAGACCCTGTTgcttcagaacacacacaagctaTTCTTGGAGTGGGCTCTAGGGAGTGTTAGTGAGAGATTCCTGTAGGTTGAGATAGTCCTTTGAGATGTTGACCTAAATGTTGGAACCAAATTCCCCACAGTAGCAAAAGGgtccttgatgtgtgtgtgtgcgggtatgTTGATTTTATGCTCATCCGTGAACAAAACGTATTTGAGTCGGGGGTTTTTGTTAGTGGGTCCcactaacaaacaaaaaaaacactgttttctaggaagccacacacacacacacacacacacacacacacaaacccacaaacacacagaaagacacacacacagcctgccacatacacatttgaaatgtgcgcacgcacatgcacacagttcCTCCTGTCGCTGATGTTTGACATGGATCATGTGACTTCATCAAGCTGATCCACGGTGCTctcgaggggaggggagggctgttATTATTGGGGAGCTAACAGAGGTCCCACGAGAGGCAGGTCCATTCTGGGAAAGTAGGGGGCGCAATAGAGATAAATGATTTCCTCTTTGTGTTTGTACTGGCATGCATTTGTGTACATGTTCCAGTTTGACTGTGAGAATGACTGCCCATTGTGTGCGTAGGTCATTAAGAGCTGTGATTTATAGCGTTCGTTTTCTACATTTGAgtagtgtttatttatttttgaggcTGTTTGTTTCAGCTCAAAGTATCATATTTGTGGACAAGCATCAACCTTTTAGATTACTGaaaatatctctctctcgctctttcttactctctttctctctctttcctactttctctctctctctctttctctctcaggaggaggagctggagcgtTTGGAGCGGGAGTTCGCCATCCAATCCCAGATCACCGAGGCGGCCCGGCGATTGGCCAGCGACCCCCACGTGAGCAGTAAGAAGCTGAAGAAGCAGAGGAAGACGTCCTACCTGAACGCTCTGAAGAAGCTGCAGGAGATCGAGAACTCCATCAACGAGCACCGCGTCCGCTCCGGCAAGAAGCCCACGCAGAGAGCCTCCCTTATCATCGAGGGTGagaacacacgctcacacacgcacacgcacgtagACAATGTTATCGACATGTCCTCTGACCCCCCCGCTGTTGTTCTTTCTACTCAAGAAGCCAACATAGGCTCGGAGGACAGCTCACTGTCTGACGCGCTGGTCTTAGACGATGGTACGTCTTTCTTTGAATccgctctttctctatctctcttcttctcccagtttttatctctgtctctcctttactTTCTCGATcgccttctctctccactctttccctctctcactttcttacTCCATCAtcatccacctccacccactctCACCACATACTGCACCCATACAGACAAACGGAAGCGTTAACCTTGCCAGtctaatcctcccccccccccccgtctctctcctgtcccagaCGACTCCCAGGTGACAGGGACACCCACCTTCTCCCCGGCGGCCTCCCCCCACAAGGGCCTGCCCCCCCGGCCTCCCTCCCAcagccgcccccctcccccgcagTCCCTGGAGGGCCTGCGGCACCTGCACTACACACGGCAAGACTACGACAAGTCCCCCATCAAGCCCAAGATGTGGAGCGAGTCCTCGCTGGACGAGCCCTACGAGAGGGTCAAGAAGCGCTCGACGCACTCCAGGTGAGGAGCCGCTGGGCGGATAGCAGCCGATGCGTGGGATATCAGCTGTGGGATATCAGCTGTGGGATATCAGCTGTGGGATATCAGCTGTGGGATATCAGCTGTGGGATATCAGCTGTGGGATATCAGCTGTGGGATATCAGCTGTGGGATATCAGCTGATACAAAACAGGCATGTTGAGAGGCGTGGTCCCTTACcgccaactccccccccccccccactcactcactcactctctaccCCCAGTCACAGGCGTTTCCCCAGCTCTGGGAGCGCGGAGGCTGGGGGCAGTAACTCTCTCCAGAGCAGCCCCATTAGGAGCCTCCCTCACTGGAACTCCCAGTCCAGCATGCCCTCCACCCCCGACCTAAGGACCAGGGCCCCGCACTACGTACACTCCACcaggtcagaaacacacacagacacacacactcgacctCCCCTCAACCTCTGGATAACATGGCATAGAGAGCCAAAGGACAGAACTGCATGAACACAGCCTGATCCAATCTCATACTTAACCTATGCACATCCTCAGAGGGTGGTATTAAAGTTGGAAGGACAGTAATGTTTGCTTAGTATGCCCACCTAcatgatgtgtgtctgtctgtgtgtgtgtgtttgtctcagaTCTGTGGACATCAGTCCTTCCCGTCTCCACAGTCTGGCTCAGCACTTTAGGAACCGGAGCTCCAGCCTGGAGTCCCAGGGGAAGCTGCTGGCCTCcgaccccgacacacacacacacactctgggaccGCTGGGCAGCCCCGACTTCTTCCTGGGCCCAGGGACGCGCCACTCCAACGGCTCGGACCCCCTGGACGACTGCTCGTCCTGCACCAGCCAGAGCAGCTCGGAGCACTACTACCCCCCAGGGCCCCTGGCCCCCGGCAGCAACCCCAACTACTCCACCCTGGGGGAGGACTCCCCCTCCAAGGCccggcagaggcagaggcacaggtacgtgtgtgtgtgcctgtggttGTCTTTACTGCCTTTACACTGCAGGTCTGCTAAAATACAAGAAATTAACACTAAATTTGAAGAGAAAATGACTTAATACTAGTGAAATTATCTTGCTGCATGGACAGATAATTTTACTCGACAAGATATCTTAAAATAAGTTGGTTCCATTCTAGAAATAAGTAGGCTTAAGAATATACGACAAATTTAAAGATAGAAACTAGTAAATAATTTTTGAAAcaagataataaatattataTTTCTCAGAACTAAGATTTTAAGCAGAACAATTTGCAGTGTACTTTTGTTGTGTCGTAAAATTTGCACTCACCCGTCCGTCCGCCCCTCTGCCCCCCgtttcccctccccccaggtcgGCGGGTCACCTGGGCTCCTCCAACTCCGGCTCCATGCCCAACCTGGCGGCTAAGAACGGCTGCGGGGCGGGCGCAGGCGGCGGCAGcgccggaggaggagggggccaccACGGGGTGTACCTCCACAGCCAGAGCCAGCCCTCGTCCCAGTACCGCATCAAGGAGTACCCCCTGTACGTGGAGGGCAGCCCCAACCCCGTGGTGGTGCGCAGCCTCGAGAGCGACCAGGAGGGACACTACAGCGTCAAGGCCCAGTTCAAGACCTCCAGCTCCTACACTGCCGGCGGCCTGTACAAGGAGACCTGGGGGGGCGAGGAAGGCGGCGAGGGCAGTGGCAGGCTCACCCCCTCTCGCTCCCAGATTGTACGGACTCCCTCGCTGGGGcgagatgggggtggaggaggaggaggagggggaagggcggCGGTGTCGGACGAGCTGCGGTGCTGGTACCAGAGGTCCTCAGGGAGCCTGAAGGAGAGGGCCCACTCCCACTCGGGGTCCAACGCCTCGGACGGAGGCTCTCAGCAGGGCACGCTGGGACACGGGCGAGGGAGCAGGGTGGGCACGCTCGCCAAGGGCTCACCgggtgagagaacacacacacactgagaaacaCTGCGTTGAGTTTCACCAGTGGAAAAGACAGTACAAGCCAAACAGTACAAGCCTTTGGACATCACTGATGAACTTGTTTTATTAAAATAGTAACATAAAGAAAACATACATGCCcagtgtgaggctcgaactcacgaccttcagattatgagactgacgcgctgcctactgcgccaactaGGCTTGTGCTCTAGCATTAGGGAAAAGCCTCATGTGATCTGTAACACAATCCCTGAGGCTTATGGAGTCCTTTACTCGtggaagcccctccccctgcccttatATGGAGCATTGTTGGGATTCCACGGGTCACACCATcctctgtgtgcttgtgcagggggggagtgagagtgtgtgctgtgtgtctaactgtgtgtgtgtgtgtgtgtgctctctctagCAGCTTCTCCTCACAGCCAGAGGAGTATGACCCCCTCCAGTGAACTGACAGccactcccacccctccctgcagcccacaACATATCCTCAACTGGCAGAGCGGGtaagatgcacacaaacacacccaagtCAGATGAAGAATGATTAGATTGGGCCTGTACCAG
Coding sequences within:
- the frmd4a gene encoding FERM domain-containing protein 4A isoform X4 yields the protein MEALLLGLEDVVFTQHSLLCALTSTALRRLRGQARTLPTINLLHTHRCVPRPLYQMTEGRRCQVHLLDDRKLELLVQPKLMAKDLLDLVSSHFNLKEKEYFGISYTDETGHFSWLQLDRRVLEHEFPKKSGPIVLFFCVRFYIESISYLKDNATIELFFLNAKSCIYKELIEVDSEVVFELASYIVQEAKGDFTSNDVTRGDLKKLPALPTQALKEHPSLAYCEDRVIEHYKKLTGQSRGQAIVNYMSIIESLPTYGVHYYAVKDKQGIPWWLGLSYKGIFQYDYQDKVKPRKVFQWRQLENLYFREKKFSVEVHDPRSRASVTRRTFGHSGIAVHTWYACPALIKSIWAMAISQHQFYLDRKQSKSKIHAARSLSEIAIDLTETGTLKTSKLANMGSKGKIISGSSGSLLSSGSQESDSSQTAKKDMLAALRARQDALEETLKQRMEELKNICIREAELTGKLPKEYPLDPGEEAPTIRRKIGTAFKLDEQKIQPKGEEEELERLEREFAIQSQITEAARRLASDPHVSSKKLKKQRKTSYLNALKKLQEIENSINEHRVRSGKKPTQRASLIIEEANIGSEDSSLSDALVLDDDDSQVTGTPTFSPAASPHKGLPPRPPSHSRPPPPQSLEGLRHLHYTRQDYDKSPIKPKMWSESSLDEPYERVKKRSTHSSHRRFPSSGSAEAGGSNSLQSSPIRSLPHWNSQSSMPSTPDLRTRAPHYVHSTRSVDISPSRLHSLAQHFRNRSSSLESQGKLLASDPDTHTHTLGPLGSPDFFLGPGTRHSNGSDPLDDCSSCTSQSSSEHYYPPGPLAPGSNPNYSTLGEDSPSKARQRQRHRSAGHLGSSNSGSMPNLAAKNGCGAGAGGGSAGGGGGHHGVYLHSQSQPSSQYRIKEYPLYVEGSPNPVVVRSLESDQEGHYSVKAQFKTSSSYTAGGLYKETWGGEEGGEGSGRLTPSRSQIVRTPSLGRDGGGGGGGGGRAAVSDELRCWYQRSSGSLKERAHSHSGSNASDGGSQQGTLGHGRGSRVGTLAKGSPASPHSQRSMTPSSELTATPTPPCSPQHILNWQSGGTADSSPTEDACQSAPQPSSDA
- the frmd4a gene encoding FERM domain-containing protein 4A isoform X2, coding for MEALLLGLEDVVFTQHSLLCALTSTALRRLRGQARTLPTINLLHTHRCVPRPLYQMTEGRRCQVHLLDDRKLELLVQPKLMAKDLLDLVSSHFNLKEKEYFGISYTDETGHFSWLQLDRRVLEHEFPKKSGPIVLFFCVRFYIESISYLKDNATIELFFLNAKSCIYKELIEVDSEVVFELASYIVQEAKGDFTSNDVTRGDLKKLPALPTQALKEHPSLAYCEDRVIEHYKKLTGQSRGQAIVNYMSIIESLPTYGVHYYAVKDKQGIPWWLGLSYKGIFQYDYQDKVKPRKVFQWRQLENLYFREKKFSVEVHDPRSRASVTRRTFGHSGIAVHTWYACPALIKSIWAMAISQHQFYLDRKQSKSKIHAARSLSEIAIDLTETGTLKTSKLANMGSKGKIISGSSGSLLSSGSQESDSSQTAKKDMLAALRARQDALEETLKQRMEELKNICIREAELTGKLPKEYPLDPGEEAPTIRRKIGTAFKLDEQKIQPKGEEEELERLEREFAIQSQITEAARRLASDPHVSSKKLKKQRKTSYLNALKKLQEIENSINEHRVRSGKKPTQRASLIIEEANIGSEDSSLSDALVLDDDDSQVTGTPTFSPAASPHKGLPPRPPSHSRPPPPQSLEGLRHLHYTRQDYDKSPIKPKMWSESSLDEPYERVKKRSTHSSHRRFPSSGSAEAGGSNSLQSSPIRSLPHWNSQSSMPSTPDLRTRAPHYVHSTRSVDISPSRLHSLAQHFRNRSSSLESQGKLLASDPDTHTHTLGPLGSPDFFLGPGTRHSNGSDPLDDCSSCTSQSSSEHYYPPGPLAPGSNPNYSTLGEDSPSKARQRQRHRSAGHLGSSNSGSMPNLAAKNGCGAGAGGGSAGGGGGHHGVYLHSQSQPSSQYRIKEYPLYVEGSPNPVVVRSLESDQEGHYSVKAQFKTSSSYTAGGLYKETWGGEEGGEGSGRLTPSRSQIVRTPSLGRDGGGGGGGGGRAAVSDELRCWYQRSSGSLKERAHSHSGSNASDGGSQQGTLGHGRGSRVGTLAKGSPASPHSQRSMTPSSELTATPTPPCSPQHILNWQSGSFTDSCFLSSPLCSELADVQWYGHDKAKPGTLV